A window of the Juglans microcarpa x Juglans regia isolate MS1-56 chromosome 5D, Jm3101_v1.0, whole genome shotgun sequence genome harbors these coding sequences:
- the LOC121264525 gene encoding G-type lectin S-receptor-like serine/threonine-protein kinase At4g27290 isoform X2, whose amino-acid sequence MKLLLSIYLCFISISFALDIDTLSPSKTLRDNGQTLVSTGEAFELGFFSPFDSKNRYIGIWFKNIPQKTVVWVANKNSPLTDSSGVLSINSTGNIFIHGNQSAMAIWSSNSSASNPILQLLNTGNLVLKDGADDGSYAWQSFDHPCDTLLPGMKLGWNLMTKQNWFLTSWKSLQDPASGDFTYKIDPLGLPQISLRKGSQIQFRSGTWDGVRFGGETLLRENPVFKPIFVFNTSYIYYSFENIDSSVISRFVVNQSGLIEHLTWSGRGEWVNIANMQKDECDMYGHCGSYGICNINKSPVCQCPTGFTPKVPKDWNVMDWAGGCKKKTPLNCGENEGFQKFSRLKLPDSSQLWRKGTVISLKECKAACLRDCSCVAYAVTDASGCVVWFGELIDIREYNELGQDLYIRMATSDLESNNNDKRTVVIVSVSVVFGVVLLASVCSFFIWRRTSCRSKAQQLGANNLSLDYNSSAAEEDQALPLFDVYAIATATNNFSFTNKIGEGGFGPVYKGVLPTGQQVAVKRLSKESGQGLKEFKNEVVLISKLQHRNLVRLLGCCIHGEDKMLVYEYMANRSLDLYIFNQTRGTALDWGKRFDIILGIARGLLYLHRDSRLRIIHRDLKASNILLDSDMNPKISDFGLARTFGGDQTEANTSRVIGT is encoded by the exons ATGAAGCTCCTTCTTTCCATTTACTTGTGCTTCATCTCTATTTCCTTTGCATTAGACATAGACACCTTATCTCCGAGCAAAACTCTCAGAGACAACGGTCAAACTCTCGTTTCCACAGGCGAAGCATTCGAATTAGGCTTCTTCAGTCCCTTCGATTCCAAAAACCGTTACATCGGAATCTGGTTCAAGAACATTCCACAAAAGACGGTCGTTTGGGTTGCCAACAAAAACAGCCCACTCACAGACTCCTCAGGTGTCCTCTCGATCAATTCCACAGGAAACATATTCATACATGGAAACCAGTCCGCCATGGCCATCTGGTCTTCAAATTCTTCAGCCAGCAATCCTATCTTGCAACTCCTGAACACAGGAAACCTTGTGCTTAAAGATGGTGCCGATGATGGAAGCTATGCTTGGCAGAGTTTCGATCATCCCTGCGATACGTTGTTACCGGGCATGAAGCTTGGATGGAACCTAATGACAAAACAGAACTGGTTTCTGACTTCTTGGAAGAGTCTTCAAGATCCAGCCTCTGGAGACTTCACCTACAAAATAGACCCTCTTGGTCTTCCACAGATCTCTCTTCGCAAAGGATCCCAGATTCAATTCAGAAGCGGGACCTGGGATGGTGTTCGTTTCGGCGGGGAAACTCTGCTCCGAGAAAACCCAGTCTTCAAACCCATCTTCGTTTTCAACACGAGTTATATCTACTATTCCTTTGAAAATATCGATAGTTCTGTAATTTCAAGGTTCGTGGTCAACCAGTCGGGCTTGATCGAACACCTCACATGGAGCGGCCGCGGAGAGTGGGTGAATATAGCCAATATGCAGAAAGATGAATGTGATATGTACGGACACTGTGGTTCTTATGGCATTTGCAACATTAACAAGTCCCCAGTTTGCCAATGCCCAACTGGGTTCACTCCAAAAGTACCTAAAGACTGGAACGTGATGGACTGGGCGGGCGGATGCAAAAAAAAGACCCCGCTGAACTGTGGTGAAAACGAGGGGTTCCAGAAGTTTTCAAGGCTAAAGTTACCGGATTCTTCACAGCTTTGGAGAAAGGGGACGGTTATAAGCCTTAAGGAATGTAAAGCGGCTTGTTTGAGAGACTGCTCGTGTGTGGCTTATGCCGTAACTGATGCTAGTGGCTGCGTGGTTTGGTTCGGAGAATTGATTGATATCAGAGAGTATAATGAACTTGGGCAAGATTTGTATATTCGGATGGCTACTTCGGATCTGG AATCCAATAACAACGACAAACGCACGGTGGTGATAGTGTCGGTATCCGTAGTATTTGGAGTGGTTCTGTTGGCCTCGGTCTGCTCGTTTTTCATTTGGAGGAGGACGTCCTGCAGAAGCAAAG CTCAGCAACTGGGAGCAAATAATCTGAGTCTAGATTACAATTCTAGTGCTGCAGAGGAGGACCAAGCGCTACCTCTATTTGATGTTTATGCTATTGCAACAGCCACTAACAACTTCTCTTTCACGAATAAGATAGGTGAAGGAGGTTTTGGTCCTGTTTACAAG GGTGTGCTCCCAACTGGACAACAAGTAGCAGTGAAGAGGCTCTCCAAAGAATCAGGACAAGGCCTCAAAGAGTTCAAGAATGAGGTTGTCTTGATCTCGAAACTTCAGCACCGAAATCTTGTTAGGCTCTTGGGATGTTGTATTCATGGAGAAGATAAGATGTTGGTCTATGAATACATGGCAAACAGAAgtttagatttatatatattca ATCAAACAAGAGGTACTGCACTTGATTGGGGGAAGCGCTTTGACATTATACTAGGGATTGCTCGAGGACTTCTTTATCTTCATCGCGATTCAAGGCTAAGAATCATTCATAGGGATCTTAAGGCTAGTAATATTCTCTTAGATAGTGACATGAATCCGAAGATATCAGACTTTGGCTTGGCAAGAACGTTTGGAGGTGATCAAACTGAAGCAAATACAAGTAGGGTCATTGGAACATA A
- the LOC121264525 gene encoding G-type lectin S-receptor-like serine/threonine-protein kinase At4g27290 isoform X3, with product MKLLLSIYLCFISISFALDIDTLSPSKTLRDNGQTLVSTGEAFELGFFSPFDSKNRYIGIWFKNIPQKTVVWVANKNSPLTDSSGVLSINSTGNIFIHGNQSAMAIWSSNSSASNPILQLLNTGNLVLKDGADDGSYAWQSFDHPCDTLLPGMKLGWNLMTKQNWFLTSWKSLQDPASGDFTYKIDPLGLPQISLRKGSQIQFRSGTWDGVRFGGETLLRENPVFKPIFVFNTSYIYYSFENIDSSVISRFVVNQSGLIEHLTWSGRGEWVNIANMQKDECDMYGHCGSYGICNINKSPVCQCPTGFTPKVPKDWNVMDWAGGCKKKTPLNCGENEGFQKFSRLKLPDSSQLWRKGTVISLKECKAACLRDCSCVAYAVTDASGCVVWFGELIDIREYNELGQDLYIRMATSDLESNNNDKRTVVIVSVSVVFGVVLLASVCSFFIWRRTSCRSKAQQLGANNLSLDYNSSAAEEDQALPLFDVYAIATATNNFSFTNKIGEGGFGPVYKGVLPTGQQVAVKRLSKESGQGLKEFKNEVVLISKLQHRNLVRLLGCCIHGEDKMLVYEYMANRSLDLYIFNQTRGTALDWGKRFDIILGIARGLLYLHRDSRLRIIHRDLKASNILLDSDMNPKISDFGLARTFGGDQTEANTSRVIGT from the exons ATGAAGCTCCTTCTTTCCATTTACTTGTGCTTCATCTCTATTTCCTTTGCATTAGACATAGACACCTTATCTCCGAGCAAAACTCTCAGAGACAACGGTCAAACTCTCGTTTCCACAGGCGAAGCATTCGAATTAGGCTTCTTCAGTCCCTTCGATTCCAAAAACCGTTACATCGGAATCTGGTTCAAGAACATTCCACAAAAGACGGTCGTTTGGGTTGCCAACAAAAACAGCCCACTCACAGACTCCTCAGGTGTCCTCTCGATCAATTCCACAGGAAACATATTCATACATGGAAACCAGTCCGCCATGGCCATCTGGTCTTCAAATTCTTCAGCCAGCAATCCTATCTTGCAACTCCTGAACACAGGAAACCTTGTGCTTAAAGATGGTGCCGATGATGGAAGCTATGCTTGGCAGAGTTTCGATCATCCCTGCGATACGTTGTTACCGGGCATGAAGCTTGGATGGAACCTAATGACAAAACAGAACTGGTTTCTGACTTCTTGGAAGAGTCTTCAAGATCCAGCCTCTGGAGACTTCACCTACAAAATAGACCCTCTTGGTCTTCCACAGATCTCTCTTCGCAAAGGATCCCAGATTCAATTCAGAAGCGGGACCTGGGATGGTGTTCGTTTCGGCGGGGAAACTCTGCTCCGAGAAAACCCAGTCTTCAAACCCATCTTCGTTTTCAACACGAGTTATATCTACTATTCCTTTGAAAATATCGATAGTTCTGTAATTTCAAGGTTCGTGGTCAACCAGTCGGGCTTGATCGAACACCTCACATGGAGCGGCCGCGGAGAGTGGGTGAATATAGCCAATATGCAGAAAGATGAATGTGATATGTACGGACACTGTGGTTCTTATGGCATTTGCAACATTAACAAGTCCCCAGTTTGCCAATGCCCAACTGGGTTCACTCCAAAAGTACCTAAAGACTGGAACGTGATGGACTGGGCGGGCGGATGCAAAAAAAAGACCCCGCTGAACTGTGGTGAAAACGAGGGGTTCCAGAAGTTTTCAAGGCTAAAGTTACCGGATTCTTCACAGCTTTGGAGAAAGGGGACGGTTATAAGCCTTAAGGAATGTAAAGCGGCTTGTTTGAGAGACTGCTCGTGTGTGGCTTATGCCGTAACTGATGCTAGTGGCTGCGTGGTTTGGTTCGGAGAATTGATTGATATCAGAGAGTATAATGAACTTGGGCAAGATTTGTATATTCGGATGGCTACTTCGGATCTGG AATCCAATAACAACGACAAACGCACGGTGGTGATAGTGTCGGTATCCGTAGTATTTGGAGTGGTTCTGTTGGCCTCGGTCTGCTCGTTTTTCATTTGGAGGAGGACGTCCTGCAGAAGCAAAG CTCAGCAACTGGGAGCAAATAATCTGAGTCTAGATTACAATTCTAGTGCTGCAGAGGAGGACCAAGCGCTACCTCTATTTGATGTTTATGCTATTGCAACAGCCACTAACAACTTCTCTTTCACGAATAAGATAGGTGAAGGAGGTTTTGGTCCTGTTTACAAG GGTGTGCTCCCAACTGGACAACAAGTAGCAGTGAAGAGGCTCTCCAAAGAATCAGGACAAGGCCTCAAAGAGTTCAAGAATGAGGTTGTCTTGATCTCGAAACTTCAGCACCGAAATCTTGTTAGGCTCTTGGGATGTTGTATTCATGGAGAAGATAAGATGTTGGTCTATGAATACATGGCAAACAGAAgtttagatttatatatattca ATCAAACAAGAGGTACTGCACTTGATTGGGGGAAGCGCTTTGACATTATACTAGGGATTGCTCGAGGACTTCTTTATCTTCATCGCGATTCAAGGCTAAGAATCATTCATAGGGATCTTAAGGCTAGTAATATTCTCTTAGATAGTGACATGAATCCGAAGATATCAGACTTTGGCTTGGCAAGAACGTTTGGAGGTGATCAAACTGAAGCAAATACAAGTAGGGTCATTGGAACATA G
- the LOC121264525 gene encoding G-type lectin S-receptor-like serine/threonine-protein kinase At4g27290 isoform X1 gives MKLLLSIYLCFISISFALDIDTLSPSKTLRDNGQTLVSTGEAFELGFFSPFDSKNRYIGIWFKNIPQKTVVWVANKNSPLTDSSGVLSINSTGNIFIHGNQSAMAIWSSNSSASNPILQLLNTGNLVLKDGADDGSYAWQSFDHPCDTLLPGMKLGWNLMTKQNWFLTSWKSLQDPASGDFTYKIDPLGLPQISLRKGSQIQFRSGTWDGVRFGGETLLRENPVFKPIFVFNTSYIYYSFENIDSSVISRFVVNQSGLIEHLTWSGRGEWVNIANMQKDECDMYGHCGSYGICNINKSPVCQCPTGFTPKVPKDWNVMDWAGGCKKKTPLNCGENEGFQKFSRLKLPDSSQLWRKGTVISLKECKAACLRDCSCVAYAVTDASGCVVWFGELIDIREYNELGQDLYIRMATSDLESNNNDKRTVVIVSVSVVFGVVLLASVCSFFIWRRTSCRSKAQQLGANNLSLDYNSSAAEEDQALPLFDVYAIATATNNFSFTNKIGEGGFGPVYKGVLPTGQQVAVKRLSKESGQGLKEFKNEVVLISKLQHRNLVRLLGCCIHGEDKMLVYEYMANRSLDLYIFNQTRGTALDWGKRFDIILGIARGLLYLHRDSRLRIIHRDLKASNILLDSDMNPKISDFGLARTFGGDQTEANTSRVIGTYGYMSPEYAIDGLFSIKSDVFSFGVLVLEIVSGQKNRGFYHPDHDFNLLGHAWKLWNEGRIMEVMDALMEKPVPESEILRSIQVGLLCVQQQPEDRPTMPSVIMMLDGENDSLLQPKQPGFYTERYLTEADSSSTGKKPQTTNEITITKLQGR, from the exons ATGAAGCTCCTTCTTTCCATTTACTTGTGCTTCATCTCTATTTCCTTTGCATTAGACATAGACACCTTATCTCCGAGCAAAACTCTCAGAGACAACGGTCAAACTCTCGTTTCCACAGGCGAAGCATTCGAATTAGGCTTCTTCAGTCCCTTCGATTCCAAAAACCGTTACATCGGAATCTGGTTCAAGAACATTCCACAAAAGACGGTCGTTTGGGTTGCCAACAAAAACAGCCCACTCACAGACTCCTCAGGTGTCCTCTCGATCAATTCCACAGGAAACATATTCATACATGGAAACCAGTCCGCCATGGCCATCTGGTCTTCAAATTCTTCAGCCAGCAATCCTATCTTGCAACTCCTGAACACAGGAAACCTTGTGCTTAAAGATGGTGCCGATGATGGAAGCTATGCTTGGCAGAGTTTCGATCATCCCTGCGATACGTTGTTACCGGGCATGAAGCTTGGATGGAACCTAATGACAAAACAGAACTGGTTTCTGACTTCTTGGAAGAGTCTTCAAGATCCAGCCTCTGGAGACTTCACCTACAAAATAGACCCTCTTGGTCTTCCACAGATCTCTCTTCGCAAAGGATCCCAGATTCAATTCAGAAGCGGGACCTGGGATGGTGTTCGTTTCGGCGGGGAAACTCTGCTCCGAGAAAACCCAGTCTTCAAACCCATCTTCGTTTTCAACACGAGTTATATCTACTATTCCTTTGAAAATATCGATAGTTCTGTAATTTCAAGGTTCGTGGTCAACCAGTCGGGCTTGATCGAACACCTCACATGGAGCGGCCGCGGAGAGTGGGTGAATATAGCCAATATGCAGAAAGATGAATGTGATATGTACGGACACTGTGGTTCTTATGGCATTTGCAACATTAACAAGTCCCCAGTTTGCCAATGCCCAACTGGGTTCACTCCAAAAGTACCTAAAGACTGGAACGTGATGGACTGGGCGGGCGGATGCAAAAAAAAGACCCCGCTGAACTGTGGTGAAAACGAGGGGTTCCAGAAGTTTTCAAGGCTAAAGTTACCGGATTCTTCACAGCTTTGGAGAAAGGGGACGGTTATAAGCCTTAAGGAATGTAAAGCGGCTTGTTTGAGAGACTGCTCGTGTGTGGCTTATGCCGTAACTGATGCTAGTGGCTGCGTGGTTTGGTTCGGAGAATTGATTGATATCAGAGAGTATAATGAACTTGGGCAAGATTTGTATATTCGGATGGCTACTTCGGATCTGG AATCCAATAACAACGACAAACGCACGGTGGTGATAGTGTCGGTATCCGTAGTATTTGGAGTGGTTCTGTTGGCCTCGGTCTGCTCGTTTTTCATTTGGAGGAGGACGTCCTGCAGAAGCAAAG CTCAGCAACTGGGAGCAAATAATCTGAGTCTAGATTACAATTCTAGTGCTGCAGAGGAGGACCAAGCGCTACCTCTATTTGATGTTTATGCTATTGCAACAGCCACTAACAACTTCTCTTTCACGAATAAGATAGGTGAAGGAGGTTTTGGTCCTGTTTACAAG GGTGTGCTCCCAACTGGACAACAAGTAGCAGTGAAGAGGCTCTCCAAAGAATCAGGACAAGGCCTCAAAGAGTTCAAGAATGAGGTTGTCTTGATCTCGAAACTTCAGCACCGAAATCTTGTTAGGCTCTTGGGATGTTGTATTCATGGAGAAGATAAGATGTTGGTCTATGAATACATGGCAAACAGAAgtttagatttatatatattca ATCAAACAAGAGGTACTGCACTTGATTGGGGGAAGCGCTTTGACATTATACTAGGGATTGCTCGAGGACTTCTTTATCTTCATCGCGATTCAAGGCTAAGAATCATTCATAGGGATCTTAAGGCTAGTAATATTCTCTTAGATAGTGACATGAATCCGAAGATATCAGACTTTGGCTTGGCAAGAACGTTTGGAGGTGATCAAACTGAAGCAAATACAAGTAGGGTCATTGGAACATA TGGCTATATGTCTCCAGAGTACGCCATAGATGGACTCTTTTCGATAAAGTCTGATGTCTTTAGCTTTGGGGTATTAGTTTTAGAGATAGTAAGCGGACAGAAGAATAGAGGATTTTATCATCCTGATCATGACTTCAACCTTTTAGGACAT GCATGGAAATTATGGAATGAAGGCAGAATCATGGAAGTAATGGATGCTCTGATGGAGAAGCCGGTTCCGGAATCAGAAATCTTACGAAGTATTCAAGTTGGCCTGTTGTGTGTGCAACAACAACCTGAAGACAGACCCACAATGCCCTCTGTTATTATGATGTTGGATGGTGAGAATGATTCACTACTCCAACCTAAACAACCTGGATTTTACACAGAAAGATATCTTACAGAGGCTGATTCATCATCGACAGGGAAAAAACCACAAACTACAAATGAAATAACTATAACAAAGTTACAGGGCAGATAG
- the LOC121264525 gene encoding G-type lectin S-receptor-like serine/threonine-protein kinase SD1-1 isoform X4 — protein MSPEYAIDGLFSIKSDVFSFGVLVLEIVSGQKNRGFYHPDHDFNLLGHAWKLWNEGRIMEVMDALMEKPVPESEILRSIQVGLLCVQQQPEDRPTMPSVIMMLDGENDSLLQPKQPGFYTERYLTEADSSSTGKKPQTTNEITITKLQGR, from the exons ATGTCTCCAGAGTACGCCATAGATGGACTCTTTTCGATAAAGTCTGATGTCTTTAGCTTTGGGGTATTAGTTTTAGAGATAGTAAGCGGACAGAAGAATAGAGGATTTTATCATCCTGATCATGACTTCAACCTTTTAGGACAT GCATGGAAATTATGGAATGAAGGCAGAATCATGGAAGTAATGGATGCTCTGATGGAGAAGCCGGTTCCGGAATCAGAAATCTTACGAAGTATTCAAGTTGGCCTGTTGTGTGTGCAACAACAACCTGAAGACAGACCCACAATGCCCTCTGTTATTATGATGTTGGATGGTGAGAATGATTCACTACTCCAACCTAAACAACCTGGATTTTACACAGAAAGATATCTTACAGAGGCTGATTCATCATCGACAGGGAAAAAACCACAAACTACAAATGAAATAACTATAACAAAGTTACAGGGCAGATAG
- the LOC121264527 gene encoding LOW QUALITY PROTEIN: G-type lectin S-receptor-like serine/threonine-protein kinase At4g27290 (The sequence of the model RefSeq protein was modified relative to this genomic sequence to represent the inferred CDS: inserted 1 base in 1 codon), translated as MEKLKDSLLFWAIGCSLISSFAEPSIAADTITATLSLKDNQTLVSPDQKFELGFFSPRNSSGRYLGIWYKNIPDQTVVWVANTDYSLQNFTGLLTLSNDSKLVLLNESGNIIWFSNTSRVARNPVAQLLDSGNFVLKENGDDNPENYLWQSFDYPSNTLLPGMKLGWNLKSGLNRHLRSWKSSDDPSPGDYTYSVDPRGLPQLVLRKGSTKEFRSGPWFGEQFSGDPDLIANTVFKPMFFSNGDEVYYTYETIDNNTSRFVLXESGMVQHFSWNDGHWNLLYNVQGDRCDNYGLCGSYGNCNHDKVINCECLKGFRPRSPKNWNMLDWTGGCVPNDPNICRTGEGFIKVTGLKLPDASQFSVNVSMDMKDCKAECLKNCSCVAYANLDISSSGNGCVTWFGELIDIRQVAKYGQDLYVKLAASELESIADRSRQKKRIVVAVSVALAVILLASTSFLFIWKTRRKEATKEDELQLPLFELATIEAATNNFSAVNKIGEGGFGPVYKGELPSGQEIAVKRHAENSGQGLQEFKNEVILVSQLQHRNLVKLLGCCIQGVERMLIYEYMPNRSLDSLIFDEASRRSLNWQKRLDIVIGIARGLLYLHRDSRLRVIHRDLKAGNILLDGEMNPKISDFGMARIIGGDQTEAKTKRVVGTYGYMSPEYAIDGHFSLKSDVFSFGVILLEIVSGKRNRGFSHPGHKLNLIAHAWKLWNEGKALELMDALLDNKFVISEALRCIQVGLLCVQLRSDERPTISSVLLMLDSQNALLPHPGRPGFYSERSLPETESSSAGKMNSSSNEITDTLLEGR; from the exons ATGGAGAAGCTGAAAGACAGCCTCTTGTTTTGGGCTATTGGCTGCTCTTTGATATCTTCATTTGCAGAACCTTCAATTGCAGCTGACACCATAACTGCAACGCTGTCCTTGAAAGATAACCAAACATTAGTTTCACCTGATCAGAAGTTTGAACTGGGCTTCTTCAGTCCTAGAAACTCGAGTGGTCGATATCTAGGAATATGGTACAAGAATATCCCAGACCAGACTGTAGTTTGGGTAGCAAACACAGACTACTCTCTTCAGAATTTTACAGGTTTGTTAACACTCAGTAATGATTCAAAGCTTGTGCTTCTCAATGAATCTGGAAACATCATCTGGTTTTCAAATACGTCAAGAGTAGCAAGAAATCCTGTTGCACAGCTTTTAGACTCTgggaattttgttttgaaagagAATGGAGATGACAACCCAGAGAACTACTTATGGCAGAGCTTTGACTATCCATCTAATACTTTATTGCCTGGTATGAAGCTTGGGTGGAACTTGAAATCTGGTTTGAATAGACATTTGAGATCATGGAAAAGCTCAGACGATCCTTCTCCTGGTGACTACACTTACAGTGTTGATCCCCGTGGGCTTCCTCAACTTGTTCTTCGAAAAGGATCAACAAAGGAGTTTCGAAGTGGGCCATGGTTTGGGGAACAATTTAGTGGTGATCCGGACCTGATTGCCAACACGGTTTTCAAACCCATGTTCTTCTCTAATGGTGATGAAGTATATTACACATATGAAACCATCGACAACAATACTTCTAGGTTTGTGT GGGAATCGGGCATGGTTCAACATTTCTCTTGGAATGATGGGCACTGGAACCTTTTGTACAACGTTCAAGGAGACCGCTGTGACAATTATGGCCTGTGTGGTAGTTACGGAAATTGCAACCATGACAAGGTCATAAACTGCGAGTGCTTGAAGGGTTTCAGGCCCAGATCACCCAAAAACTGGAATATGCTTGATTGGACAGGTGGATGTGTTCCAAATGATCCAAATATTTGCAGAACTGGAGAGGGATTTATTAAGGTAACAGGATTAAAACTACCGGATGCATCACAATTTTCTGTGAACGTCAGCATGGATATGAAAGATTGCAAGGCTGAGTGCTTGAAGAACTGCTCTTGTGTGGCTTATGCTAACCTGGACATCAGCAGCAGTGGCAATGGTTGTGTGACCTGGTTTGGAGAATTAATTGATATTAGACAGGTAGCTAAATATGGCCAAGATCTCTATGTAAAGTTAGCAGCTTCGGAACTCG AGTCAATTGCTGATAGAAGCAGGCAGAAGAAACGTATTGTAGTGGCTGTATCAGTGGCTTTAGCAGTGATACTCTTGGCTTCAACTAGCTTCTTGTTTATTTGGAAGACGAGAAGAAAGGAAG CCACCAAGGAGGATGAACTTCAGCTACCATTATTTGAACTAGCTACTATTGAAGCTGCCACTAACAACTTCTCTGCTGTCAATAAGATTGGAGAAGGTGGATTTGGCCCTGTATACAAg GGTGAGCTTCCATCGGGGCAAGAAATTGCAGTAAAGCGGCATGCAGAGAATTCTGGACAAGGCCTGCAGGAGTTTAAGAATGAGGTCATCTTGGTCTCCCAACTTCAACATCGGAATCTTGTAAAGCTTCTAGGTTGTTGCATTCAAGGGGTAGAAAGAATGTTAATCTATGAGTACATGCCCAACAGAAGTTTGGACTCCCTAATCTTTG ATGAAGCGAGCCGTCGTTCCCTCAATTGGCAAAAGAGATTAGATATTGTTATCGGGATAGCTCGAGGACTTCTTTATCTCCATAGAGATTCAAGACTCAGAGTAATCCACAGAGATCTAAAAGCTGGCAATATTCTGTTAGATGGTGAAATGAATCCCAAAATCTCAGACTTTGGAATGGCAAGAATCATTGGTGGGGATCAAACTGAAGCGAAGACGAAGAGAGTAGTTGGAACCTA TGGCTATATGTCTCCAGAATACGCCATAGATGgacatttttctttgaaatctGATGTCTTTAGCTTCGGTGTAATTCTGCTGGAGATAGTCAGTGGGAAGAGGAACCGGGGCTTTTCCCATCCAGGCCACAAACTAAATCTCATTGCGCAT GCATGGAAACTTTGGAATGAAGGGAAGGCCTTGGAATTGATGGATGCCTTGCTAGATAACAAGTTCGTCATCTCTGAAGCGCTGAGGTGCATTCAAGtgggtcttttatgtgttcaaCTACGCTCAGACGAGAGGCCTACAATTTCATCGGTTCTCTTGATGCTGGATAGCCAAAATGCGTTGCTCCCTCATCCTGGACGCCCTGGATTTTATTCAGAAAGGAGCCTTCCAGAGACGGAATCATCATCAGCTGGAAAAATGAATTCCAGTTCAAATGAGATAACAGATACATTGTTAGAGGGTCGTTAG